One window of the Takifugu rubripes chromosome 13, fTakRub1.2, whole genome shotgun sequence genome contains the following:
- the LOC115251981 gene encoding carbohydrate sulfotransferase 8-like codes for MYARRKLVKEICAKYKSNISKTITPHHVKHLYVEDKYMLLYCQVPKAGCSNWKRTLMVLAGQAPNAHSIKHDTVHYGHHLKTLDSFNHQEIMHRLETYTKIMFVREPLERMVSAYRDKFENPNNYYHSLFGKPIISKYRANPSSEALKTGSGVIFKEFVQYLLDVHRPVGMDIHWEQMNQLCNPCLIDYDFIGKFENMNEESDFVLRLTGAPPNVTLPSFKDRNPTDTRTSMQLTQKYFSQVGMLEKQRVYDFYYMDYLMFNYSKPFKDLY; via the coding sequence ATGTATGCACGCCGTAAACTGGTAAAGGAGATCTGTGCTAAATacaaaagcaacatttccaAGACCATCACTCCTCATCATGTGAAGCACCTTTATGTGGAGGACAAGTACATGTTGTTGTACTGCCAGGTGCCCAAGGCAGGCTGTTCCAACTGGAAGAGGACCCTGATGGTGTTGGCAGGCCAGGCCCCCAATGCTCATAGTATTAAACATGACACAGTCCACTACGGCCACCACCTCAAGACACTTGACAGCTTCAACCATCAGGAAATCATGCACCGCCTGGAGACCTACACTAAAATTATGTTTGTCCGAGAGCCCCTGGAAAGAATGGTGTCGGCATACAGGGACAAATTTGAAAATCCCAATAACTACTACCATTCTCTATTTGGGAAGCCAATCATTTCCAAGTACAGAGCCAATCCCTCCTCGGAAGCTTTGAAGACAGGCAGTGGGGTCATATTCAAGGAGTTTGTCCAGTACCTACTGGATGTTCACCGTCCCGTAGGTATGGACATTCACTGGGAACAGATGAATCAGCTGTGCAATCCTTGTCTCATTGACTATGACTTCATTGGCAAATTTGAGAACATGAACGAAGAGTCAGACTTTGTCTTGCGACTGACCGGGGCGCCCCCCAATGTTACCCTCCCCAGTTTCAAAGATCGGAATCCGACTGACACGCGGACCTCTATGCAGCTCACACAAAAATACTTTTCACAGGTCGGCATGCTGGAGAAGCAACGAGTTTATGATTTTTACTACATGGACTATTTGATGTTTAACTATTCTAAACCTTTCAAAGATTTATATTGA